The following is a genomic window from Myxococcales bacterium.
ATTGCACAGAGATCGATGGAAGCCTCTTGGCATCTTACAAGACTGCAAACGGGGCAACAGTGGAAGAACTTATCACCGATAAGGTCGCCACCATTGGTGAAAAAATTGCCCTACGACGTTTTGCTGTTTTGTCGGGTGGAGATCTCTATGGATCTTACATTCATGGAGCAGGTTCTATCGGGGTATTAGTGGAGTGCAAGCTTGATGATCCTCAAGGAGCACAGAAAGAAGAAGTCCAAACAGCCGCTCGTGATATCGCTATGCATATTGCTGCATCTAACCCAGCTTTTATAAGCGAAAAAGACATTCCAGACTCCTGGATAGCGAGCGAAAAAGAAATTTTTAAAGCACAAGTTCTTGCTTCTGGAAAACCAGAGAACATGGTGGATAAGATCGTTGATGGAAAAATGGCCAAGCACAAAAAGGATTTCTGCCTGCTTGACCAAGCTTTCGTCAAAAATCCTGATTTAAGCATTCAAGGAATGCTTGATGCATTGGCTAAATCGAGCGGTACTCGTTTAAGTGTTTCGTGCATGGTGCGTTTCAAGGTTGGCGAAGGAATTGAGAAAAAAGAAGATAATCTTGCAGAAGAAGTAAAAAAGATGACCGCTTAATTATTAAATATTCTTGATAGTTCGCGTGTTAAAAAGGGTGCCAGCTTTATGCTGGCATTTTTTAAAGGCTCTTTAATATTTGCGTTGAACAGTGGTCGCAAAAAATCAAAAGGAAATAAATTTTGATGAGCGTGCGAATGAAAAAATATCTTCTTCCCCTGACTTTGCTTTTCCTCATGGCATGTGAACATCGTGAAAGCATTGTCGATGGACTAAGCCAAAATGATGCAAATGAAATTATTGTTTTGCTCAAGGACCACAATATTTCAGCTCAAAAAGTACGAGTTCCAGATAGAAAACAATCGAGCTTTCAAGTAACGGTAAAAAATAAACATCTCGATCAAGCTTTAAGAATTTTAGTAAATAATCAACTTCCTAAAAGTTACCGTGCAGGATTTAAGGAGGTCTACCCTCCAGGTTCGTCGGGATTTATTCCTACCAAAAGCGATGAAAATGCCCGATTTATCATGGCAAGCCAGGGAGAAATCGAAAGTCTTATCCGTATTCTTCCCGGAGTAGTTGATACCCGCGTGATGCTTTCTTTGGGGGCAGATCAATTTCCCAAAAGCGCCTCGGTCAGCATTGTTAACAAAACTCAGTCAGGCGCTACCCCTCCGAGCATCGATGATATTAAAAACCTTGTTGCCTCATCACTCGGTTCCATTTCATTAGAAAATATTCATGTTGTAGAAAAAGAAATTAGCGTGAAAAGTCCAGAAGCCGGTGTGGAGAAAAATTCTAGAAAAAATTCATCTCTGATTATTTGGGGGCTTATTTTCTTAACGATTCTTGCTTTGTTAATTGCCGGATACCTATTTTTTAGGCCCTACTTAAAATTGAAATTCTCATCAAATGTAAAAGAGCTGTCATGAAAGAAAGCAAGAAATTACTGCATCACTATGAACAAAGCTTGCTGCTCGTTGCCATGCTTTTTTCACGAAATAACCTCGATGATATTTTAAAT
Proteins encoded in this region:
- a CDS encoding elongation factor Ts; protein product: MTQISASMVKELREKTGAGMMDCKNALSDAGDMEGAIKILREKGLARAAKKTSRIAAEGLIGILVSGHKASIAELNCETDFVARNDDFKNVLDTISKTAQDFDIQSCADCTEIDGSLLASYKTANGATVEELITDKVATIGEKIALRRFAVLSGGDLYGSYIHGAGSIGVLVECKLDDPQGAQKEEVQTAARDIAMHIAASNPAFISEKDIPDSWIASEKEIFKAQVLASGKPENMVDKIVDGKMAKHKKDFCLLDQAFVKNPDLSIQGMLDALAKSSGTRLSVSCMVRFKVGEGIEKKEDNLAEEVKKMTA